Part of the Azospirillum formosense genome is shown below.
TCTTGAGCGTCTTCAGCGTCATCCGCGCCTTCCGGCGCGTCCACCCCGTCCTCTTCCGCCCCGCCTTCGCGCGCCTCGATGACGGCGGGAAGATCGACCACGACGCGGCCTCCCTTCACATCGACCACCGGGACGCAGGCGCGGGTGAAGGGCAGCATCTCCAGCGGCCCCGATTCGGTGCGGATCTCCAGCACGTCACCGGCTCCGAAGTCGTACAGCGCCTTCACCGTGCCCCAGACGGTGCCGTCAGCGAGTTCCGCACGCAGCCCGATCAGGTCGGCGTGATAGAACTCGTCCTCGTCCTCCGTCTCGGGCAGGGCGGAACGGTCCACATACAGCCGGACACCGGTCAGCGCCTGCGCCTGTTCGCGCGTGGCGATGCCATCGACGCGGACCAGGAACAGGTCCTTCATGGTGCCCTGGAGCGTCAGCGCAAAGCGCCGGGCGCCCCGCTCGTCCGAGAGGGGGCCGTAGGACGCCACGGCCGGCGCGTCCTCGGTGAAGCTTTTCACCTTCACGAGGCCGCGG
Proteins encoded:
- the rimM gene encoding ribosome maturation factor RimM (Essential for efficient processing of 16S rRNA), producing the protein MSTKVCVGQFAGAHGVRGLVKVKSFTEDAPAVASYGPLSDERGARRFALTLQGTMKDLFLVRVDGIATREQAQALTGVRLYVDRSALPETEDEDEFYHADLIGLRAELADGTVWGTVKALYDFGAGDVLEIRTESGPLEMLPFTRACVPVVDVKGGRVVVDLPAVIEAREGGAEEDGVDAPEGADDAEDAQDDGQDKGTRP